In Herbaspirillum seropedicae, a single window of DNA contains:
- a CDS encoding NADP-dependent malic enzyme produces MTQQISAAEQLLRDAAREYHRTPSRGKIEVRPTKPLSNQRDLSLAYSPGVAYPCLDIEADPLKAFDYTSRGNLVAVISNGTAVLGLGNIGPLASKPVMEGKGCLFKKFAGVDVFDIELAENDPDKLVEIIASLEPTLGGINLEDIKAPECFYIEQKLSARMNIPVFHDDQHGTAIISSAALLNGLELVGKDIGKVKIAVSGAGAAAIACVEVMIGLGVKRENVYMVDSKGVIYEGRPGGLDASKQRYAIKTEARTLADVVNGADVFLGCSAPGVLSAEMVKTMADKPIILALANPEPEIRPELAKSVRPDCIIATGRSDYPNQVNNVLCFPYIFRGALDCGATKITEAMKLACVREIADLAKAETSAEVSAAYPGKELVFGADYLIPTPFDSRLILKIAPAVAKAAAESGVATRPIKDYDAYRAELTRFIYQTGMFMQPVFNTAKVAPQRVVYADGQDERVLRAVQFVADEGLAAPILVGAPAAIEAGIKKAGLRIKIGQNVQVIDPATDARVAQYAAQYKDGGEADVRASGSLLAALMVKAGDADAMLCGLDGNYDGHLAHVEKVIGLKQGAQEFAALNAVLLPDQTLFITDTYVNDTPDAEQLARIAQAAAEEVARFGVPPKVAFLSHSNRGSSSRPSARKMAAAHEAFKKLAPEVESAGELHGDAALSEKIRNNAGLADSGLTGAANVLVCPNLDAANILFNVLKTSSGQGTTIGPILLGAAAPVHVLTPSSTVRRVINMTALAAAKAQDGKSKA; encoded by the coding sequence ATGACCCAACAAATCTCTGCAGCCGAGCAACTCTTGCGTGACGCCGCACGCGAATACCATCGCACGCCGTCGCGCGGCAAGATCGAAGTCCGTCCCACCAAGCCGCTGTCGAACCAGCGCGACCTGTCGCTGGCCTATTCGCCGGGCGTGGCCTATCCCTGCCTGGATATCGAAGCCGATCCCCTGAAGGCCTTCGACTACACCTCGCGCGGCAACCTGGTGGCCGTCATCAGTAACGGTACCGCCGTGCTGGGCCTGGGCAACATCGGTCCGCTGGCTTCCAAGCCAGTGATGGAAGGCAAGGGCTGCCTGTTCAAGAAATTTGCCGGCGTGGACGTATTCGACATCGAACTGGCCGAGAACGACCCGGACAAGCTGGTCGAGATCATCGCCTCGCTGGAGCCGACCCTGGGCGGCATCAACCTGGAAGACATCAAGGCCCCGGAATGCTTCTACATCGAGCAGAAGCTGTCGGCGCGCATGAACATCCCGGTCTTCCACGATGACCAGCACGGCACCGCCATCATCTCCTCGGCAGCGCTGTTGAACGGCCTGGAACTGGTCGGCAAGGACATCGGCAAGGTCAAGATCGCCGTCTCCGGCGCCGGTGCGGCAGCGATTGCCTGCGTGGAAGTGATGATCGGCCTGGGTGTGAAGCGCGAGAACGTCTACATGGTCGACAGCAAGGGTGTCATCTATGAAGGCCGCCCCGGTGGCCTGGACGCCTCCAAGCAGCGCTACGCCATCAAGACCGAGGCGCGCACCCTGGCTGACGTGGTCAATGGCGCTGACGTCTTCCTGGGCTGCTCCGCGCCGGGCGTGCTGAGCGCCGAGATGGTCAAGACCATGGCCGACAAGCCCATCATCCTGGCGCTGGCCAATCCGGAACCGGAAATCCGCCCCGAGCTGGCCAAGTCGGTGCGTCCGGACTGCATCATCGCCACCGGCCGTTCGGACTATCCGAACCAGGTCAACAACGTCCTGTGCTTCCCCTACATCTTCCGTGGCGCGCTGGACTGCGGCGCCACCAAGATCACCGAAGCCATGAAGCTGGCCTGCGTGCGCGAGATCGCCGACCTGGCCAAGGCCGAGACCAGCGCCGAAGTCAGCGCCGCCTATCCCGGCAAGGAACTGGTGTTCGGCGCCGACTACCTGATCCCGACCCCGTTCGATTCGCGCCTGATCCTGAAGATCGCCCCCGCCGTGGCCAAGGCTGCCGCCGAGTCCGGCGTAGCCACCCGTCCCATCAAGGACTACGACGCCTACCGCGCCGAGCTGACCCGCTTCATCTACCAGACCGGCATGTTCATGCAGCCCGTCTTCAACACCGCCAAGGTCGCGCCGCAACGCGTGGTCTACGCCGACGGCCAGGACGAGCGCGTGCTGCGCGCCGTGCAGTTCGTGGCTGACGAAGGCCTGGCCGCGCCTATCCTGGTGGGCGCACCTGCGGCCATCGAAGCCGGCATCAAGAAGGCCGGCCTGCGCATCAAGATCGGTCAGAACGTGCAGGTGATCGACCCGGCCACCGACGCCCGCGTGGCGCAGTACGCCGCCCAGTACAAGGACGGCGGCGAAGCCGACGTGCGCGCCAGCGGCAGCCTCTTGGCCGCGCTGATGGTCAAGGCCGGCGACGCCGACGCTATGCTGTGCGGTCTGGATGGCAACTACGACGGCCACCTGGCGCATGTGGAAAAGGTGATCGGCCTGAAGCAAGGCGCGCAGGAATTCGCCGCCCTGAACGCTGTGCTGCTGCCGGACCAGACCCTGTTCATCACCGACACCTACGTCAACGACACCCCGGACGCCGAGCAACTGGCCCGCATCGCCCAGGCCGCCGCCGAAGAAGTGGCGCGTTTCGGCGTGCCGCCGAAGGTGGCTTTCCTGTCGCACTCCAACCGTGGCAGCTCCTCGCGTCCGTCGGCCCGCAAGATGGCGGCCGCCCATGAGGCCTTCAAGAAGCTGGCCCCGGAGGTCGAATCCGCCGGCGAACTGCATGGCGACGCCGCCCTGTCGGAAAAGATCCGCAACAACGCCGGCCTGGCCGACAGCGGCCTGACCGGTGCAGCCAACGTGCTGGTCTGCCCCAACCTGGATGCCGCCAACATCCTCTTCAACGTGTTGAAGACCAGCAGCGGCCAGGGCACCACCATCGGCCCCATCCTGCTGGGTGCGGCCGCTCCGGTGCATGTGCTGACCCCGTCGAGCACGGTGCGCCGCGTCATCAACATGACCGCCCTGGCGGCGGCCAAGGCGCAGGACGGCAAGTCCAAGGCCTGA
- a CDS encoding GntR family transcriptional regulator — MTSTSTAPIVITPPPLDRSRHAAPQVFEHLRELIIGMRLAPATVLQRAELAAQYGLSQTPIRDALIKLGEEGLVDIFPQHATVVSAVNVTLARQAHFLRRSIELEIVHTLAAQADAALVNRLRDSIEVQRVLAGRENYAEFVLADQAFHRQMYEAAQVPELWSMVRRQSGHLDRLRNLHVPIPGKTARVLRDHAAIVDAIAAGDPAAAQAALREHLSGTLAQLEEIRQRFPHYVKD; from the coding sequence ATGACCAGCACCAGCACCGCCCCCATCGTCATCACCCCGCCGCCGCTGGACCGCTCGCGCCATGCCGCGCCGCAGGTCTTCGAGCATCTGCGCGAGCTGATCATCGGCATGCGCCTGGCCCCGGCCACGGTCTTGCAGCGCGCCGAGCTGGCCGCGCAATACGGCCTGAGCCAGACGCCGATCCGGGACGCGCTCATCAAGCTGGGCGAGGAAGGGCTGGTGGACATCTTTCCCCAGCATGCGACGGTGGTCAGCGCGGTCAATGTGACGCTGGCGCGGCAGGCGCATTTCCTGCGCCGTTCCATCGAGCTGGAAATCGTCCACACGCTGGCCGCGCAGGCTGACGCCGCGCTGGTGAACCGCCTGCGCGACAGTATCGAGGTCCAGCGGGTGCTGGCCGGGCGGGAAAACTACGCCGAGTTCGTGCTGGCCGACCAGGCCTTCCACCGCCAGATGTACGAAGCGGCGCAGGTACCGGAGCTCTGGTCCATGGTGCGGCGGCAAAGCGGCCACCTTGACCGCCTGCGCAACCTGCATGTGCCTATCCCCGGCAAGACCGCACGGGTGCTGCGCGACCACGCCGCCATCGTGGACGCCATCGCGGCAGGCGACCCGGCCGCCGCCCAGGCTGCCTTGCGCGAGCATCTGTCGGGCACGCTGGCGCAGTTGGAGGAGATCCGCCAGCGTTTTCCGCATTATGTGAAGGATTAG
- a CDS encoding DUF2076 domain-containing protein, whose amino-acid sequence MSPQETQALQDFLQQLTEVRGISKDPQADAMIAAAVARQPDAAYLLVQRALLVEQALNAAKAQVAALQSQVQALQAGGAREPGFLDGNAWGRAATASRPQAYGSAAPATPAAPAYAAPAAPAYQAAPAPAPAPSSGFFGGGMGSMLGTVAATAAGVAGGAFLYQGIEHLFNGNGGSGFAHQNGLSAPVENIENTTVNNYYGSDADRSSDQASSDGNDFGSSNDLADLGNVDLDDSGGYDDSLV is encoded by the coding sequence ATGAGTCCGCAAGAAACCCAGGCACTGCAGGATTTTCTTCAACAACTGACCGAGGTCCGGGGCATCAGCAAGGATCCCCAGGCCGATGCGATGATCGCGGCAGCGGTAGCGCGCCAGCCCGATGCGGCCTATCTGCTGGTACAGCGAGCGCTGCTGGTGGAGCAGGCATTGAACGCCGCCAAGGCGCAGGTGGCGGCGTTGCAAAGCCAGGTACAGGCGCTGCAGGCCGGCGGTGCGCGCGAGCCGGGCTTCCTCGATGGCAATGCCTGGGGGCGCGCGGCGACGGCGTCGCGTCCGCAAGCCTATGGTTCGGCCGCACCGGCCACCCCGGCTGCGCCTGCCTACGCTGCCCCTGCCGCCCCCGCTTACCAGGCCGCGCCAGCGCCGGCACCAGCGCCCTCGTCAGGCTTCTTTGGCGGCGGCATGGGCAGCATGCTCGGCACGGTGGCCGCTACGGCGGCAGGTGTGGCGGGCGGCGCCTTCCTTTACCAGGGCATCGAGCACCTGTTCAACGGCAATGGCGGCTCCGGCTTTGCGCACCAGAACGGCTTGAGCGCGCCGGTAGAAAATATCGAGAACACCACCGTCAACAACTACTACGGCAGCGATGCCGACCGGTCCTCCGACCAGGCCAGCAGCGATGGCAACGACTTCGGTTCCAGCAACGACCTGGCCGACCTGGGCAATGTCGACCTGGACGATAGCGGCGGCTACGACGATTCGCTGGTCTGA